ccttatatgtggcatatcttaatgtcaggaacgtcttacctCAAACGGTAAGGCCACAGTacgtaatttttatggatgacatcagcgcgctcattaattttcgcctgatttcgaaataaaaaacaagaaatttcattgccctccgacggtggtcaacatgccacaaaattggcaaatatgtcgtaaacgttgacagtctaaggtgtttcattgcacaTGAATGTATACCCattgtagttcctgcccatgatggtatgacaagctgttttctgcctTTGTTCTAGTTAAGTACAaaatttaaatgagaacgagcgttaaCTGTTGCATGTACCTTTGCTGTACTCTCAGTGTCCTCAGCATCTCCCTCTTCACATGCCAGCAGGGTGACGTTGGTCATCTCTTCCAGCGGGTTAATAAGGGACAGCAGCACCACGCTCTCCTGTAAACAACAATTGGTCGTGTAaacaaggaaaggaaagtgatctcgaaccagtttagctcaaatgaactcaatgaacagatgagctaatcttccactggtcgtgacagagaagacaaatgccatatacagtatttacaggttcattgtaccgaggaaattccctagctcttttcgacatgcacaatgaacagtggaccatggcttaacgtcccgtcctaaggactgcgaccctttccggtagcacgcatgtcgggtgagcgacacagccgggatcgaacccggggcttctagttccagaggcagggtcgctaaccactggactaagcacgctATGCCacacgtgtacatgtagtcatgtaatatttcttaattatgcaaactaaaAACGAGACATTTTTCCTACTGTCCAGTTGGGCCTTCATGACATTAAAAGCCTACCAAATTCTTGATCAATGCCAATAGAATGTCATAGATTTGAGACTTGTTGTTGAATATTACATTACATATAGCAACTTGACATAGCCTTTACCCCTAGGCCTTACAACTGTTGTACAGTTTTTTTGAATGACTGATTGATAGATGCATCAATTGCTCAAACCATTTCAATCAAGAAAACTTCTTGTATACACAAGGTTTCTGTGGTGTTCCCATTTGTAGGAACAAGAAGCATGTTGTATACAGAAAATTGAATATTCTTACCTTCTGGTAGTACAGGTTAGGGATTGACAGGATACGGAGTTCTGGTACATAGTGCCTAAATGGACAAGAAAACACATATATATCAACATCTTATTTTCACAAGTTAAGAAGTAAGGTAAGGTTTTGTATCTCAAACTATGGTCAGCCCTTGTTCCAAGTGGTTAGAGTATTTTGAAGTAATGCCAAGCTTCAGTCTTCTGTGCTCAGGGATAAAATctgatctatgtggacaggtggtcactttagacagtgttcttaatgcttgtgtcaatgggaaatatTATCCAAGGGACTGCAAAAAGTGGCTACATTACccaagtgttttttttacttgccACTTGTACAGGGTTGACTGTGTTATGAACATTTTTGAAGATAGGTAGTACTCAAACTTACAGTGCCACAAGCTGGATCTTAAACTTGATGGAGGCAGGGTTGAACTCAGGTTTACTCAGGTTGTGCTCACACTCCTGTAACAcagtcagaaaacattgttCAGTGCAGTGTATTGCAATTTGTTCTTGGCACTATGTGTTTTATAAAAGAAATCAATAACACAGGCTTCGGCCAACACAGAAAAAGTCTTACATACAGTACTAGATCTGTCATATATTAGCCCATGGTTTTCTACCTGACATCcatcatttgattttgaaagaatcTATGTTGCTGGTGAActacaaaaatcatggccattctATAACAAGACAGGCATGCCTAGCATGGAAAAGATTAAAATCAGGTCAAATCACATCCGTGTGGTAagtctgaataaaaagactcttttacacaaccaagaaatttattcaaccgacgtttcggtgaccatctgtcaccttcttcaaggcaattctgactggttcacatagcaatgcagcacactTTTGTACGTTTAGGAcagcatagtgatgtcatctcctgtgattgtacatacatgtatgtaaatactttgcgtttgggaatgcatctcattatgtacaagcagcaacacctgtgctgcattactatgtgaaccagtcagaattgccttgaagaaggtgacagatgttcaccaaaacgtcggtggaataaatctcttggttgtgtaaaaagagtctttttattcaggtcAAATCACAGTTGGTGAGTGCAGACTTGCTGAAATGACAGGAATAAAATCTTGAGTCTGGGCAGAACTCTGTATCATCCATAGCTTACCTTGCACCTAAGTGACCTCTTAACCAGGAGGTGCTTGTGAATGGGGTACAGGCTGTTGGTGAGCGTCGGCTGTTCATCCGGCTGAGACAGCCGCTGTGCAATGGATGTTACTGTGGGGTGGACAGCACAGGAGAACGTTAATCAACTCTCTAGAATATCATGAAATCCTCAATAAAATTGCACCGTTTTATACAGTTTGTTTTTATACCATGTGCCTAGATTTAGTGATTTCGATACTTCTAAACATtggtttgaattttagtcaatattttttaaatgaaactTTGTGTAAACATTTAGATTGCCACTTTTTGTAATCAATCTAATTTGCCAGGAATCTAATTTGTATTTCCCTTCGTTCATTTTTTACTACTGTTGATtgaaaaaacacagcaaaaatgatttctgatttgaaaataatttgatttgaaaataatcAGAGTTAAAACATAAAGCACATTTAAAAGAGATAGAGATATCTTTGCAAAGCATTGGTTTCCACATTTATCCAATAATTCATAATGTTTTGATTAACTTCACAGCTTTCTGGACTTTTTTAAAACCAGGTTGTTCGTGTAGGTAGAATCAGCCTTTTGTTTTTAGCAGCGTGCAATATTCATTAAACGACTGGAAAAACAGCCAAGCAAAGCCTTGATCAGTGCATTGATTGAGCTGAAAACATTTCCATGCAAACTTTAAGTTGATCAGTGTGAAGTAAGAGTTTGGTGACGAGCTCTAAAGAGACAACAGAGACAGACCTGTCCCAGTGGATGCCTGGGCACTGCCTTCTACATAGGGTAATAAACAATAAGTCATAACATGCAAAAACAAATCACTAGCAGAAACTACTGAACACAAAGAAGGCAAGAAACATAACATGCAAAACaccattgtattgttttgtaacaatacataacatacatatagaatacaacatggggcATTCTGTATTGCCCTAGGAACCGACCCGACCGCGAGTCGTATCGCCTGATGGCCGAAGGAAGGACCaggaccgagggtgatacggaatgcCTGTATtctacaccgtgttgtattttatttaggTCATACCAGCcccaaaaaacacatttcaatgcgaaatacGCCTGAAGTTGtatgagagagttttgtgtcttcgaacaaaaaaaattgtaacaacatcgattccagcCTCCAAATCCAgttttcgaattttcgacagcggcgcaactggcgcactcaaaatgcattctaaatattctatggaagcttgtgtgatacaagtagaaccccgtgtgatacggaaaagtATCCCACGATGCGCaacacccgtattgaacgttttcccagcccaggtatgacTATGACATAATTTTTCATATACCTTAGACTCTTTTATATATTTCTGGAaacagatgtgcaaaggttgggTGCAACTGACTGTTctatgtaatataaccagccacTACTGCGGACCTATGAACTTGATATGTTAGGCCAAATGGCAGTAATACgacagatacaaaatgtacaacttgGCATTGTTTTTCTCATACCCTTTTGCGacaggtcaatatcaaaaccaTCAGACCtgaaactgaccaatcagagacaaCTACACATTGATGCTGACTAAATGATTGACAGGATGAAGATGGGGAGACTGACTGTGTGCCAGGTTGATGGGGGTGGTGTAGATGTCCTCAGGTAACCCCTCCACCTCCTCCACTGCCATATTTGGAGTGATCTTCACCAGCTTCTGCTCCTCCTCTTTCAAGCTAGGGGAGATTcagtaattatgatgttaaaCCATCttctctacatgtacctgtcaaGTTGAAGAGACTATAGAACTATGGAAGCAATAAACTTTGTAAGTACTTAAAACAGCATTTTCTTCTACTATGCCTACTATACCTTCTTCTATCATAATGGTATTCATTAAAATAAAGCAATTTTGATGATGAAAGAAAGTCATACTTTGGATAGAACTTAGAATCTTTTATCTTTAGTGGCTTGTTTTATGGCGGCAAGTTTAAAAATTTAAGctgtaaaagaaaaatgtctCTTTAAACGTATTATATAATATCTAACAGATAagatatataatatgatatgttgCATTTAGGGCGTGCTTTATAATGATCAAAATTAATGTGAACAATTCACACATTCTGTAGCTTCTTTTAATGCAAGCATgccaaaaaaaaatcttataaaATCTacggctttttttttcaaaccaggCAATACTATTCTTGTTACATGTCCATAGAAGGGGAAAACATCaattcttcaagaatgaaatccctTGTCGATCACCGAGTTAATGATTCAATAACTAAACATGGTTATCAGAAGAGGCACCCAACACCAGGAACAAAAACTGCTGCTTTCCCCTCTTCTGGACATGAACAAGCACATCATTTACTAAGTTTCTATTATTAGTAAGTTCCTCATATATGGaaaagaatgtgaaaaaaagtcCACAACTACttatacaaatttgattcttaCAGTGACATGTCAGCGTCTGGGGCGCTGATTCTGAAACAAGTAAATAAAGTTTAATGTCATGGTCAACACGGGCCATGCTTTATATTAGATTCATCAAAATCAATGAATGTGAGATTTTTTTAGTTTTGTCATGATGATTTTTTGATTTCGTAAGGATTGGGATTATTTGTTTGTAATTCACACAATTATCATGGATTGATTTATTAATCAGAATTATTGATTGAAAAGTTTTAATTGATTGATCAGTCTTGCATTCAATAACCAACATTTCATGCAAAGGTTTCAAGCAAGGCACATTCAACTAGAATTACAAGgcattttagaaataaacaTAAAATGTTAAGGAATTTTGCGACAACTTGTAGCTCATTTCTTTAACAAAAAATTAATGCAATCACATCAGGAGTTATGATGATAACTGCACATTTTAGATGAAAATGAGAATCATCTTCATGCATAAAATACATGCTACAATGTATCATTCACAACAGTACTACAGTTAACTAACATGGTACAACAGCACCAAGCGTTACTGTCACCCTTAACATAGGAAAATCACACTGAGCGTTTTCAATACTTCCAAGTTCCACAGAAACACTTTTATAATAAAAATATCTATCTAGACTTCATGCCATAAAAATGCTTACACAAATTAGTTATATTTTCAGTACTTTACTGAGCACTATTTTTCCAACTAATTGTTATATAAAACACATATACTAATCATTTTGAATGAACCATTTTTAAAGTGCAAACCATATGATAGTAAATGTAGGTGAAAAATGTTAGTCAATTGTTCTGTATCTCAATATTGAGTCTATCAATCCTATATGAAAGTTAGCTATTGCTAGGTTGAAAAATCATACCAATTGTTACTAAAAACATTACTCATGTTGCAGTGTTCCTTGTAGATGTTAGATCTCACCACCATGCAAAGAATTTTGAAGTTAAAGTTTCAGTTAGCAACACCCatcctcctgaaagcagagcccctatcgctcgattcgtcagctcgctcgcgtagggccctgctctttagcccttGTAGACACAGTTCTGGCGActttactgacagttgctcatgaataattaatgagctatccttatttggtaCAATTTGGCACGCGGttggttaatttgttctgaacctaaagcaacgatgtgagacgtaacctgattggttgatagattCCCAGCGTCCTtcgcgcttttgctctagatgagggttagcaaaccctctgattggatgaagctgttttggtggcgacggcgccagaaccgtgtctaccagGGCTAAAGAGCAGGCTAGGGCCCCTACGTGAGCGAgttaacgaatcgagcgatagggactctgctttcaggagggtggcAACACCCAGTCATGCAGCATGCCTGGAGTAATAGGGCCATGCATTCTGCATGCAACATGCAATACCGCATGTACCGAGGGCATGACAACATGCCTGTCCACTTACCTGAGGTTTTGCATAGAAGTGAGGGATGCATGGCGACGGGCACTTTGTGAAGCATATTTACCCTACAGCGATAGTGGattaatacatgtatggataCAACAAAACATAAGAGCAAGGGAACCACATactgtatgcagaaatgtttgcgatggttttatgttcgcggcgaccgtttcaccccaccgtgaacatttttatccaatactgtggtaccatgtgactatagcgctgccgcaaaattaaaaccaccgcgaacattccattttcgccttggcacgaaataaaaaccacgcgaacttaaatgcattttacagtacaagTTTCAAAGGTCTCATACAAATCTAGATATAACCCCTGAAATAGTCAAATCTGTCAATTTTGGAGACCATCACTTTCTATCTATATAGCTTGATGAAACTGTACCTCTTTCTACAAAAGTAGCCTTAAAACATCTTGTAGAGGTATTCTGTTTCTGTCAATTACAGAACAATATATAGAGACAGaacttttaaaatgatttaaaacACAGCTTTTGAGCTTAACATAAATCTTTTACAACTCCTACTGCTGACTTATGCAACAAATacaagttaggccacaccaatcttatttcttggttaacggatattTTTGaattttaacaacaaaaaaaatcatgaaaacagaaggctggagtgaaaacttgcacctgaccctgttcactccctaaaattgtgtgcaccaaagtacaaactttcctctgatgagattctgttttcctgttgattttccaatctagcatttttttttttagattctgttaaccaagaaattaaaatggcgtGGATTTAGGTTCATAGACGAACCCATGGCAGACAAAAGGTAGATAGTACAGAGGCTAAAAGAGCCcttatctacatacatgtatgtatatttacaTACTTGTATTGTAGGTATCTCTTTGTATTCATCTTCTATCCTCTAGTGTGTCTCAGTTCCCATAATGTTATCATTACTTACAGACATGCCCAGAAGTCGGATCCTGCTCTTGGCGTATTTCTtcctctctctgtctgccttctCCTTCTGTGCCACCTGTTTGTAATACTCCACCAGTTCCGAGATCTGAGCAcaataaaaataacaaaacagaaaatattctaattgatatgcaaattaggtccttatttgcatgataaagtAACAGGACTtggaaaaaataaataaaaaaatttagaattaaaaaataacaaaacaggAAACGTTCTACAGATATCAATATTTTGAGATGGATTCAAACCAGAgttaaaaaaagacacacacagcgctcgtgagtgcgactcgcatacaacatttaaaatcacggtcgcacggtgcgacaatcaaaaattaagacctgcgccaggataatgcctGCAGAACTATATATATTTaaagcggtaagccgaaaatataggtattccaacgctaccgcgaatatcgtcggtgaattttctatcatgttcccacacccgcggtacaaaaactatccgttcctagtggcaaagttacccatagaaataaaggatataagtttctctcctttgtggtgtatttgtttgatttgtaaaatgtttcaaacgccaaaactttgtcgatgaaagtgagcgctcgccggacgctcgctgttttcaatggcggccatgatgtttatgaaaaatagaccgcagcagaataaaaggcctgtttcctgcggtcatatttatacctgtctaagcgatgatttttacgatcaaaaattgatgaatcaattcaagcggagttttatttaaaaaaatatcaaattttccttttgtcaccggtatcatttcaaagctcattacctgcccgttgttatgttgctactttcattctgctgctgtctatactgcacagcggcgaatcacaaagctttctccatgcggtcggcctgtcattggatggcggcgccgcgcggtcctgacgcgcgaaatttgaactgcgcgtttcgaaggaaccgaagatatttgactggttcggcacaaacagatcatttttgatactattgagcaagaattttaacgatatcaaagtattttggattatttgtagacagagggtgagggtaaaaggaaaagaaatgcctgtaaaaatgttgaacttgatgccagcagtgaagtttcaaattatggaatgtgactttatttgttttggtcatgaacccaatagctaagttttagagttatctatttatttatcattcaaggttatgtgaatcattacttgccttgttccaagtaaaaaataccattgtgtatttttcaacttgttgaacttgaggcaccgtggcccccggataggggccagccggggaacctatgccgaatttttttctaaaaatccatcgtactagtatcagtatgtaggaaggtacatatattgaatgaattgaatcgccaattgttctgcaccatcaatgtaggcttttatcttttatgatctattcaaatactttattcccggttgttaacattgattaataggagtattacttggtatagccaagacttttgcttgttcttccaactttttgtagtggtgctcctagatttttgctggtgctcctaacttttttgagttaggagcacagtgctcctaggcctaaaagttaggaGCCCTGCACACATCACAAATCAACTTAAATACACACCCTATTTAGGGCTAGCTAGATTCTCAATCTTGCTAGGAATAAATTTCACCACGCAAGAGCTTTACTATCGGTAAAAGCATCTTTTCAAAGACTAGCAGACCTGAATGTTTCGAGAAAAGGCCcaagaaaagccacctaggctcctggccccccctgcatgttttttttgccctgtatatctttgttttaaacacttgtacatatgcaaatgaacaaacaataaacaataaaacaatatgtGCATGTGTGGGTTACAATCAATTTTAGCAGCTAAATAAAACTTTATGTATCAAATTTGCAATCAAATTTTTCCATTCTACAATGAGTAACAAAAGTTTGTCCATACTCGTTACTCACCCTTTTTGTATTGGGATTTTCCTGTTCCTCCCATCCTCCACTGGCTGTGAGACAAACAGAAATATATTGAATTAATTCAGCAAATGTAACAAAGATCACAGTGttcgaaatacccacctgcagtctgcaatttgcagaaagattttcaagattgctgAAGAAAAtttaaacaacctgcaattttgcagaatgaaaaaatcaggCTTGGGATTGGAAGGTTCTCAATTTAGCAAACTAGCGGTGCTGTACATAAACTGAAACCTGAACTTGACAAACTATGCAGAGGACAAGGTTTTGCTTGAGGCTTTTTACTGGCATCCAGTAATATCATGTGGCTGTGCATTTttgtcacaggtcgtgcgatctt
The nucleotide sequence above comes from Branchiostoma lanceolatum isolate klBraLanc5 chromosome 14, klBraLanc5.hap2, whole genome shotgun sequence. Encoded proteins:
- the LOC136448395 gene encoding dynactin subunit 4-like isoform X2; this translates as MESIQRVGAAGMLENHRVLYKCKDYRLPLCELYFCRHCLKLRSKDCVSHEVDSHYCPNCMENMPSAEAKLKKNRCANCFDCPSCKHTLSTRATSVLVPSADDPNKAVAKKAYYLACAFCRWTSRDIGLKDQSVASGGWEEQENPNTKRISELVEYYKQVAQKEKADRERKKYAKSRIRLLGMSGKYASQSARRHASLTSMQNLRISAPDADMSLLKEEEQKLVKITPNMAVEEVEGLPEDIYTTPINLAHSSAQASTGTVTSIAQRLSQPDEQPTLTNSLYPIHKHLLVKRSLRCKECEHNLSKPEFNPASIKFKIQLVALHYVPELRILSIPNLYYQKESVVLLSLINPLEEMTNVTLLACEEGDAEDTESTAKIVVPSQELILSARDDAAEYDEGDSVTDFKDDPEVVIFRKANKISFVVKVMPMKAVGDVKIAFKMKYNYKNITTPLGSKEEKETPILLLEHHVDVNLGQVIPS
- the LOC136448395 gene encoding dynactin subunit 4-like isoform X1; translated protein: MESIQRVGAAGMLENHRVLYKCKDYRLPLCELYFCRHCLKLRSKDCVSHEVDSHYCPNCMENMPSAEAKLKKNRCANCFDCPSCKHTLSTRATSVLVPSADDPNKAVAKKAYYLACAFCRWTSRDIGLKDQSVASGGWEEQENPNTKRISELVEYYKQVAQKEKADRERKKYAKSRIRLLGMSGKYASQSARRHASLTSMQNLRISAPDADMSLLKEEEQKLVKITPNMAVEEVEGLPEDIYTTPINLAHKGSAQASTGTVTSIAQRLSQPDEQPTLTNSLYPIHKHLLVKRSLRCKECEHNLSKPEFNPASIKFKIQLVALHYVPELRILSIPNLYYQKESVVLLSLINPLEEMTNVTLLACEEGDAEDTESTAKIVVPSQELILSARDDAAEYDEGDSVTDFKDDPEVVIFRKANKISFVVKVMPMKAVGDVKIAFKMKYNYKNITTPLGSKEEKETPILLLEHHVDVNLGQVIPS